CGAAGAAATGATGGCCTGGGCCAAGGACTTGCGTGGCTACCGTTTTAAAGACGGCGAATGTTTTTACGACATCGACCGCCGCGTGCAGTCCCTGCTGGACACGCTCGATGACGACGGAGAATTCTTGTGGATTACGCATGCCGGCGTGATAGCGGCCTTGCAGCACTTTGCCTGCGGACTGCCCGACAAGGAATTCGTGGAAGGCGCATTCAGCTATGCCATGGTCACGCGCTTTGAATTCAAGCGTGACGCCGAAGGGCATTACCGAGGCTCATTCACGAAGATTCACGACGGCATCCAGATGGCGCCGTTAAAAATAGGATAGAGGAAATGTGGAATGTGAGATGAGAAATGACTAATCACTCATTACACACTTCACATTACACATTGATTAAAAGTCAAATGACATGAGGGCCTGGAGGCCACCGCCTAGCCGTGGCAGTACGGCCAAGTGCATGGGGTTGTCGAAATCGCTCAA
The sequence above is a segment of the Fibrobacter sp. UWB5 genome. Coding sequences within it:
- a CDS encoding histidine phosphatase family protein, producing MILWTIRHTKPYNPNDVCYGRLDFDVSPTFEEESDGALKALVGAGAKPTRLFTSPLLRCLRLAEKAEKATGLTMEKREEIIEMNFGSWEGQKLTAVPREEMMAWAKDLRGYRFKDGECFYDIDRRVQSLLDTLDDDGEFLWITHAGVIAALQHFACGLPDKEFVEGAFSYAMVTRFEFKRDAEGHYRGSFTKIHDGIQMAPLKIG